The Streptomyces sp. P9-A4 genome contains a region encoding:
- a CDS encoding AfsR/SARP family transcriptional regulator: MVQSEPGPRVEYRVLSPLEATVDSTPLNLGGIRQQTVLATLLLDANRVVGVDRLVRAVYEEAPPATARAQLQISVSALRRLFGNHGVSDVITTHPQGYMVRAADENLDALHFRGLVGRARKLRDAGQRGEAAATYRQALGLWRGVALEGMYSEVVRSGAGKLTEQRTAAAEECIQLELALGKHSALVGELLGLVDEFPLRERLRGQLMLALYRSGRQTEALQVYRDTRQWMIDELGVEPDPRLKRLEHSILATDPRLDLPGTRKAAAPEAPAAATEAAAPAAPVPEMLPADIADFTGRDDLVAGIRERLLLCSHDQSRLAVPIVSIVGKAGVGKTAMAVHVAHEVAAEFPGGQLFADLHGGAPDMVGPAQILERFLRALGVSGTAIPDGLEERAEMYRALLAERRMLIVLDNVAGESQIKPLLPGKPTSAVIVTSRRHIGSLAGAVRVDVTTFGPAQSAELLGRITGAERVEAEPEATADLAELCGHLPLALRIAGARLAARPHWEVAELVERLEDETRRLDELNYADVGIRASLSLTYDSVSEDARRLFRRLAVVEEGPFSAWTGMALLDLSEAPVRDLIDELSDAQLVDTAGTATGRHSQYQLHNLIRVFARERLADEETVEAREAALARVLGCFLFLMTEARHREYGQDVLIRSHDVPLHPLPDRTVDRILAEPLQWFARERQMLLPSVRQAAMMGLTAHCWGLAVTAVTFLETHVRLDDWRDTHEVALAAARKGGDLLGQAATLQSLGSLAVTKQNFAAAETHFRHSAEIFDGIGDALGSALAARGLGYLARLHGRAEEATAHYEAALKVFRESDGTVAVAYVLHNLAQLRLGSGDEDAAGPLLDEALRLSREGRGRRVEAQVLHRMGQTRLERGEYDEALEAFTEVHKVVRLIGDHTGEAYALHGIGSARFRRGETAEAADALHRALVLAESSDERLVMGRTLVTLGELALAIGEPGRAVAHLTRVLPLFRQMETPAQEAGALVLLHAAHLAAGDPEAAGRALADVRELTATMAPEAAGRVLARLTETADQDAVATAG, translated from the coding sequence GTGGTGCAATCCGAACCAGGACCGAGAGTCGAGTACCGCGTTCTCAGCCCACTCGAAGCCACCGTCGACTCCACCCCGCTCAATCTCGGCGGCATCCGCCAGCAGACCGTGCTGGCCACCCTCCTCCTCGACGCCAACCGCGTCGTCGGCGTCGACCGGCTCGTCCGCGCCGTCTACGAGGAGGCCCCGCCGGCCACCGCCCGCGCCCAGCTCCAGATCAGCGTCTCCGCCCTCCGCCGCCTCTTCGGCAACCACGGGGTCTCCGACGTCATCACCACCCACCCGCAGGGCTACATGGTCCGCGCCGCCGACGAGAACCTCGACGCCCTCCACTTCCGCGGACTCGTCGGCAGGGCGCGCAAGCTCCGCGACGCCGGGCAGCGGGGGGAGGCCGCCGCCACGTACCGCCAGGCGCTCGGGCTCTGGCGCGGGGTCGCCCTCGAAGGGATGTACAGCGAGGTCGTCCGCTCCGGCGCGGGCAAGCTCACCGAGCAGCGGACCGCCGCCGCCGAGGAGTGCATCCAGCTGGAGCTGGCGCTCGGCAAACACAGCGCGCTCGTCGGCGAACTCCTCGGCCTCGTCGACGAGTTCCCGCTCCGCGAGCGGCTGCGCGGACAGCTCATGCTGGCGCTCTACCGCTCCGGGCGGCAGACCGAGGCCCTCCAGGTCTACCGGGACACCCGCCAGTGGATGATCGACGAACTCGGCGTGGAACCCGACCCCCGCCTCAAACGCCTCGAACACTCCATCCTCGCCACGGACCCCCGGCTCGACCTCCCCGGCACCCGCAAGGCCGCCGCCCCCGAGGCCCCGGCAGCCGCCACCGAGGCAGCCGCTCCCGCCGCGCCCGTACCGGAGATGCTCCCCGCCGACATCGCCGACTTCACCGGCCGCGACGACCTGGTCGCCGGCATCAGGGAACGGCTGCTCCTCTGCTCCCACGACCAGTCCCGGCTGGCGGTGCCCATCGTCTCCATCGTCGGCAAGGCCGGCGTCGGCAAGACCGCGATGGCCGTCCACGTGGCCCACGAGGTCGCCGCCGAGTTCCCCGGCGGGCAGCTCTTCGCCGACCTGCACGGCGGCGCCCCCGACATGGTCGGCCCCGCCCAGATCCTCGAACGCTTCCTCCGCGCCCTCGGCGTCAGCGGCACCGCCATCCCCGACGGCCTGGAGGAACGGGCCGAGATGTACCGGGCGCTGCTCGCCGAGCGCCGCATGCTGATCGTCCTCGACAACGTCGCGGGCGAGAGCCAGATCAAACCGCTCCTGCCGGGCAAGCCCACCTCGGCGGTCATCGTCACCAGCCGCCGACACATCGGGAGCCTCGCCGGAGCCGTCCGCGTCGACGTCACCACCTTCGGGCCCGCGCAGTCCGCCGAACTCCTCGGCCGCATCACCGGCGCCGAACGCGTCGAGGCCGAACCCGAGGCCACCGCCGACCTCGCCGAACTCTGCGGCCACCTCCCGCTCGCGCTGCGCATCGCGGGCGCCCGGCTCGCCGCCCGCCCCCACTGGGAGGTCGCGGAGCTGGTCGAGCGCCTGGAGGACGAGACCCGCAGGCTCGACGAGCTGAACTACGCGGACGTCGGCATCCGGGCCAGCCTCTCCCTCACGTACGACAGCGTGAGCGAGGACGCCCGGCGGCTCTTCCGCCGGCTGGCCGTCGTCGAGGAGGGCCCGTTCTCCGCGTGGACCGGCATGGCGCTGCTCGACCTTTCCGAAGCGCCGGTACGGGACCTGATCGACGAACTCTCCGACGCGCAGCTCGTGGACACCGCGGGAACCGCGACCGGCCGCCACTCCCAGTACCAACTGCACAACCTCATCCGGGTCTTCGCCCGCGAACGGCTCGCCGACGAGGAGACCGTGGAGGCGCGCGAGGCCGCCCTGGCCCGGGTGCTCGGCTGCTTCCTCTTCCTGATGACCGAGGCGCGGCACCGCGAGTACGGGCAGGACGTGCTGATCCGCAGCCATGACGTGCCCCTTCATCCGCTGCCCGACAGGACCGTGGACCGCATCCTGGCCGAGCCCCTCCAGTGGTTCGCCCGGGAGCGCCAGATGCTGCTTCCGAGCGTCCGGCAGGCCGCCATGATGGGGCTCACCGCGCATTGCTGGGGTCTCGCCGTGACCGCGGTGACGTTCCTGGAGACCCATGTACGGCTCGACGACTGGCGCGACACCCACGAGGTCGCCCTCGCCGCCGCCCGCAAGGGCGGTGACCTGCTCGGCCAGGCCGCCACGCTCCAGTCCCTCGGTTCGCTCGCCGTGACGAAGCAGAACTTCGCCGCCGCCGAGACCCACTTCCGGCACTCCGCCGAGATCTTCGACGGCATCGGTGACGCGCTCGGCTCCGCCCTCGCCGCCCGCGGCCTGGGCTACCTCGCCCGGCTGCACGGCCGCGCCGAGGAGGCGACCGCCCACTACGAGGCGGCACTCAAGGTCTTCCGCGAGAGTGACGGCACCGTCGCCGTCGCCTACGTCCTGCACAACCTCGCCCAGCTCAGGCTGGGCAGCGGCGACGAGGACGCCGCCGGGCCCCTCCTCGACGAGGCCCTCCGGCTCAGCCGGGAGGGCCGCGGCCGTCGCGTCGAGGCGCAGGTGCTGCACCGGATGGGCCAGACCCGTCTGGAGCGCGGCGAGTACGACGAGGCCCTGGAGGCCTTCACCGAGGTCCACAAGGTGGTCCGGCTCATCGGTGACCACACCGGCGAGGCCTACGCCCTGCACGGCATCGGCTCCGCCCGGTTCCGCCGGGGCGAGACCGCCGAGGCCGCCGACGCGCTGCACCGCGCCCTCGTCCTCGCCGAGTCCTCCGACGAACGCCTCGTCATGGGCCGGACCCTGGTGACCCTCGGCGAACTGGCGCTCGCCATCGGGGAGCCGGGCCGGGCCGTGGCCCATCTGACCCGGGTGCTGCCGCTGTTCCGGCAGATGGAGACCCCCGCCCAGGAGGCCGGCGCACTGGTCCTGCTGCATGCCGCCCACCTGGCGGCCGGCGACCCCGAGGCCGCGGGACGGGCCCTGGCCGACGTACGGGAGCTGACGGCCACGATGGCCCCCGAGGCGGCGGGCCGCGTCCTCGCCCGCCTCACGGAGACGGCGGACCAGGACGCGGTGGCCACGGCGGGCTGA
- a CDS encoding amino acid adenylation domain-containing protein → MREVPLSFAQQRLWFLDQLDPGSAEYVVPTAFRVRGPLDPAALSTALDALVVRHEVLRTRFATGPEGDPVQIVEEPWHVAVEQLDLGGAPDPEEAGRAIVESFGHRPFDLADGRLLRAMTVRLGEDDHLLALAMHHIVVDGWSMGVLVEELRRLYTGDSSLEELPIQYADFALWQQKQLSGDALGKHLDYWRTQLAGLETLELPTDRPRPRIRSGAGDTHAFTVPADTTTALRELAARNNASLFMTGLAVFQLVLARWSGQNDITVGVPIAGRNRTELEDLVGFFVNTLVMRTDITAEATFTTILDQVRRTTLDAYAHQDLPFERLVEDLTPDRDLSRNPLVQVGFSVEGASSDPWEIPGLTMRPVAVSSKVSKVDVSVFLTEEADGTLSGEATFATELFDTETIERLTGHFLTALADVCHDPERRVGDIQLLTPAEQHQILRDFNDTTVDYADDTTVHRLFEQQAALAPEALAVVHGDSSYTYRQLNERANRLAHHLIDRGVTTDTLVGISLGRGIDMITALLAVLKAGGAYVPLDPDNPPNRLAFMLEETRAPLVLTHSDLAPRLEHTPTPLVLLDRLALDDRPADNPVTPTGARDLAYLIYTSGSTGTPKGVQIEHRSLCRLISNNWFHTITADDVVSQILNFAWDSFALECWPVLTSGATMAILDPKVLAGSEPFAEALVRHSVTTALIPTPLFNQYLVERPDLLKDLKSVFYGGEAGDRSIADALLSGPYAPGRLAHLYGPTEAGVVATGFVVDENRPGTTSMPIGSPVANTQVLVIDRHGGLAPVGVPGELWITGPGLARGYLDRPELTADRFTTTHHTAEPTRAYRTGDLVRRLPDGTIEYLGRIDNQVKIRGLRIELGEIEATLTTHPHINLTTVIVREDTPGDKRLTAYYTTPTNTPHSSGDLRAHCRTHLPDYMVPNYFVHLAKLPTTPNGKVDRRALPAPTVTADTTSHTPPRTPTETTITTIWAETLNTPLGIHDNFFDLGGHSLLATKAANRIGQALGVEVSVRRLFSNPTVAELAASLAECEELTVAPITRRAEGVREVPLSFAQQRLWFLDELDPGSAEYVVPTAFRVRGPLDPAALNSALDALVVRHEVLRTRFTTGADGDPVQVIDEPWHVGIEHVDLTGTPETGTPEGVAPEALEAGRAAVESFGERPFDLSAGRLLRAMTVRLGEDDHLLALAMHHIVVDGWSMGVLVEELRRLYAGTSLTELPLQYADFALWQQDQLTGDALDGHLDYWRTQLAGLETLELPTDRPRPRIRSGAGDTHAFTVPADTTTALRELAARNNASLFMTGLAVFQLVLARWSGQNDITVGVPIAGRNRTELEDLVGFFVNTLVMRTDITAEATFTTILDQVRRTTLDAYAHQDLPFERLVEDLTPDRDLSRNPLIQSMFALQNLPVQDWSLPGTTVELLQTSGRTSKFDVSVFLTEESDGTLSGEATFATELFDAATVERLTGHFLTALADVCRDPGRRVGDVQLLTPAEQHQILDEFNDTTVDYLDDTTVHRLFEQQAALTPDALAVVHHDATLTYRQLNERANRLAHHLIDRGVTTDTLVALCLDRGVDMITALLAVLKAGGAYVPLDPDTPASRLAFMLEESETPLVLTHSGLTGRLDHTPTPLLALDRFDFDAFPAHDPVTPTGPRDLAYVIYTSGSTGTPKGVQIEHRSVCRLLINNWFNTIGAEDVVSQTCNYCFDVFTYECWGALITGAALAVVDKEELSDSDALAAAFRRDRVTVAWLTAPLFNQHVSERPDLVAGMKTVMYGGEAVDRAVADALMSGPYAPGTLINGYGPTEATVFATCFVVDENRPDMTTMPIGRPISNTGNLVVDRHGGLASIGVPGELWITGPGLARGYLNRPELTTDRFTTTHHTSEPTRAYRTGDLVRWLPDGTIEYLGRIDNQVKIRGLRIELGEIEATLTTHPHINLTTVIVREDTPGDKRLTAYYTTPANTPHTSSDLRAHCRTHLPDYMVPNHFVHLAKLPTTPNGKVDRRALPAPTLTTGDTTSHTPPRTPTETTITTIWAETLNTPLGIHDNFFDLGGHSLLATKAAKRLRNAGLDVTVRQIMQWQTAAELAAALGAGTDLTGLHSARQDGSDPLVYKLSAGPADPALPTVFCVHASGGTPNAYGQLARLLRADCTTYGIQAVGMDRSELPLRDIRAIAERYWEAVKSVQPEGPYYILGWSLGGVVAHEIARQGAAETATVFLVEPPVHGPRLEQRLRPGVELYGRAAELWARGQDADPETRAALEAELRALTGPLEVPADSVGLDEWLPYETLGLLLDALLGHRPEVSAAPAVLFVSDEVAFSQEGSVANERDLAEYLGHWQALHTTAPAVERTPGDHGAMMTELPAIEKVAKVLRTFLTPSPTPENVTEQVG, encoded by the coding sequence GTGCGGGAGGTTCCGCTGTCCTTCGCGCAGCAGCGCCTGTGGTTCCTCGACCAGCTGGATCCGGGGAGCGCGGAGTACGTGGTGCCGACGGCGTTCCGGGTGCGGGGTCCGCTGGACCCGGCGGCGCTGAGCACGGCGCTCGATGCCCTGGTCGTACGCCATGAGGTGCTGCGGACCCGGTTCGCGACCGGCCCCGAGGGCGACCCGGTGCAGATCGTGGAGGAGCCCTGGCATGTGGCCGTCGAGCAGCTGGACCTGGGCGGGGCCCCGGATCCGGAGGAGGCCGGCCGGGCGATCGTCGAGTCCTTCGGGCACCGTCCGTTCGACCTGGCCGACGGGCGGCTGCTGCGGGCGATGACCGTCCGCCTCGGCGAGGACGACCACCTCCTCGCCCTCGCCATGCACCACATCGTCGTCGACGGCTGGTCGATGGGCGTCCTGGTGGAGGAACTACGACGCCTCTACACCGGGGACTCATCCCTCGAAGAACTCCCCATTCAGTACGCGGACTTCGCGCTCTGGCAGCAGAAGCAGCTGTCGGGCGACGCCCTCGGCAAGCACCTGGACTACTGGCGGACGCAGCTGGCCGGCCTGGAGACCCTGGAACTCCCCACGGACCGCCCCCGTCCCCGTATCCGCTCCGGCGCCGGAGACACCCACGCCTTCACCGTCCCCGCCGACACCACCACCGCCCTGCGCGAACTCGCCGCCAGGAACAACGCCTCCCTCTTCATGACCGGCCTCGCCGTCTTCCAGCTCGTCCTGGCCCGCTGGAGCGGACAGAACGACATCACCGTCGGCGTCCCCATCGCCGGCCGCAACCGCACCGAACTCGAAGACCTCGTCGGCTTCTTCGTCAACACCCTCGTCATGCGCACCGACATCACCGCCGAAGCCACCTTCACCACCATCCTCGACCAGGTCCGCCGAACCACCCTCGACGCCTACGCCCACCAGGACCTCCCCTTCGAACGCCTCGTCGAAGACCTCACCCCCGACCGCGACCTCAGCCGCAACCCGCTGGTGCAGGTGGGCTTCAGCGTGGAGGGCGCGTCCTCGGACCCGTGGGAGATCCCCGGTCTGACCATGCGGCCGGTCGCGGTGAGCTCGAAGGTGTCGAAGGTCGACGTGTCGGTGTTCCTGACGGAGGAGGCGGACGGCACCCTCTCGGGCGAGGCGACCTTCGCGACGGAGCTCTTCGACACGGAGACGATCGAGCGGCTGACCGGTCACTTCCTCACCGCCCTCGCCGACGTCTGCCACGACCCCGAGCGCCGCGTCGGTGACATCCAGCTGCTCACCCCGGCCGAACAGCACCAGATCCTGAGGGACTTCAACGACACCACCGTCGACTACGCCGACGACACCACCGTCCACCGCCTCTTCGAGCAGCAGGCCGCGCTCGCCCCCGAGGCGCTCGCCGTCGTCCACGGCGACAGCTCGTACACGTACCGGCAGCTCAACGAGCGGGCCAACCGGCTCGCCCACCACCTCATCGACCGGGGCGTCACCACCGACACCCTCGTGGGAATCTCCCTCGGCCGCGGGATCGACATGATCACCGCGCTGCTCGCGGTCCTCAAGGCCGGCGGCGCGTACGTCCCCCTCGACCCCGACAACCCGCCCAACCGCCTCGCCTTCATGCTGGAGGAGACCCGGGCGCCGCTCGTCCTCACCCACTCGGACCTCGCCCCGCGCCTGGAGCACACCCCGACGCCCCTCGTCCTCCTGGACCGGCTCGCCCTCGACGACCGGCCCGCGGACAACCCCGTCACCCCCACCGGCGCCCGGGACCTCGCCTATCTGATCTACACGTCCGGCTCCACGGGCACCCCGAAGGGCGTGCAGATCGAGCACCGCTCCCTGTGCCGGCTGATCTCCAACAACTGGTTCCACACGATCACCGCCGACGACGTCGTCTCCCAGATCCTGAACTTCGCCTGGGACTCCTTCGCGCTCGAATGCTGGCCGGTGCTCACCTCCGGCGCCACGATGGCGATCCTGGACCCGAAGGTCCTCGCGGGCAGCGAGCCCTTCGCGGAGGCGCTGGTGCGCCACTCCGTCACGACCGCGCTCATCCCGACACCACTGTTCAACCAGTACCTGGTGGAGCGCCCGGACCTGCTGAAGGACCTGAAGTCCGTCTTCTACGGGGGTGAGGCCGGCGACCGTTCGATCGCGGACGCGCTGCTGTCGGGTCCGTACGCCCCGGGGCGCCTCGCGCACCTCTACGGGCCGACGGAGGCGGGCGTCGTCGCGACCGGTTTCGTGGTGGACGAGAACCGGCCGGGCACCACCTCCATGCCGATCGGCTCACCGGTGGCCAACACCCAGGTCCTGGTCATCGACCGGCACGGTGGTCTCGCTCCCGTCGGCGTCCCCGGTGAGCTGTGGATCACGGGTCCCGGTCTCGCCCGCGGCTATCTCGACCGTCCCGAACTCACCGCCGACCGCTTCACCACCACTCACCACACGGCCGAGCCCACCCGTGCCTACCGCACCGGCGACCTCGTCCGCCGGCTCCCCGACGGCACCATCGAGTACCTCGGGCGGATCGACAACCAGGTCAAGATCCGGGGCCTCCGCATCGAACTCGGAGAGATCGAGGCCACCCTCACCACCCACCCCCACATCAACCTCACCACCGTCATCGTCCGAGAGGACACCCCCGGCGACAAACGACTCACCGCCTACTACACGACCCCCACGAACACCCCCCACAGCTCGGGCGATCTCCGTGCGCACTGCCGCACCCACCTTCCCGACTACATGGTCCCCAACTACTTCGTCCACCTCGCCAAGCTCCCCACCACTCCCAACGGCAAGGTCGACCGCCGCGCTCTCCCCGCCCCGACCGTCACCGCCGACACCACCAGCCACACCCCGCCCCGCACCCCCACCGAGACCACCATCACCACCATCTGGGCCGAAACCCTCAACACCCCCCTCGGCATCCACGACAACTTCTTCGACCTCGGCGGCCACTCCCTCCTCGCCACCAAGGCCGCCAACCGGATCGGCCAGGCGCTCGGCGTCGAGGTCTCCGTCCGCCGGCTCTTCAGCAACCCGACGGTGGCCGAGCTGGCCGCGAGCCTCGCCGAGTGCGAGGAGCTGACCGTCGCCCCGATCACCCGCCGGGCGGAGGGGGTACGGGAGGTCCCGCTGTCCTTCGCGCAGCAGCGCCTCTGGTTCCTGGACGAGCTGGATCCGGGGAGCGCGGAGTACGTGGTGCCGACGGCGTTCCGGGTGCGGGGTCCGCTGGACCCGGCGGCGCTGAACTCGGCGCTCGATGCCCTGGTCGTACGGCACGAGGTGCTGCGGACCCGGTTCACGACGGGCGCGGACGGCGACCCGGTGCAGGTGATCGACGAGCCCTGGCACGTCGGGATCGAACACGTCGACCTCACCGGCACTCCGGAAACCGGCACTCCCGAAGGCGTCGCTCCGGAGGCCCTCGAAGCCGGTCGCGCCGCCGTCGAGTCCTTCGGCGAGCGTCCCTTCGACCTCTCCGCCGGCCGTCTGCTGCGGGCGATGACCGTCCGCCTCGGTGAGGACGACCACCTCCTCGCCCTCGCCATGCATCACATCGTCGTCGACGGCTGGTCGATGGGCGTCCTGGTGGAGGAACTACGACGGCTCTACGCCGGTACGTCACTGACCGAACTGCCGCTCCAGTACGCGGACTTCGCGCTCTGGCAGCAGGACCAGCTGACCGGTGACGCGCTGGACGGGCACCTGGACTACTGGCGGACGCAGCTGGCCGGCCTGGAGACCCTGGAGCTCCCCACGGACCGCCCCCGTCCCCGTATCCGCTCCGGCGCCGGAGACACCCACGCCTTCACCGTCCCCGCCGACACCACCACCGCCCTGCGCGAACTCGCCGCCAGGAACAACGCCTCCCTCTTCATGACCGGCCTCGCCGTCTTCCAGCTCGTCCTGGCCCGCTGGAGCGGACAGAACGACATCACCGTCGGCGTCCCCATCGCCGGCCGCAACCGCACCGAACTCGAAGACCTCGTCGGCTTCTTCGTCAACACCCTCGTCATGCGCACCGACATCACCGCCGAAGCCACCTTCACCACCATCCTCGACCAGGTCCGCCGGACCACCCTCGACGCCTACGCCCACCAGGACCTCCCCTTCGAACGCCTCGTCGAAGACCTCACCCCCGACCGCGACCTCAGCCGCAACCCGCTGATCCAGTCGATGTTCGCCCTGCAGAACCTGCCGGTGCAGGACTGGAGCCTGCCGGGGACGACGGTCGAACTGCTCCAGACCTCGGGGCGGACCTCGAAGTTCGACGTCTCCGTCTTTCTGACGGAGGAGTCGGACGGGACCCTGTCCGGTGAGGCGACCTTCGCCACCGAACTGTTCGACGCGGCCACCGTCGAGCGGCTGACCGGTCACTTCCTCACCGCCCTCGCCGACGTCTGCCGCGACCCCGGGCGCCGCGTCGGTGACGTCCAGCTGCTCACCCCGGCCGAACAGCACCAGATCCTCGACGAGTTCAACGACACCACCGTCGACTACCTCGACGACACCACCGTCCACCGCCTCTTCGAGCAGCAGGCCGCGCTCACCCCGGACGCCCTCGCCGTCGTCCACCACGACGCGACCCTCACCTACCGGCAGCTCAACGAGCGGGCCAACCGGCTCGCCCACCACCTCATCGACCGGGGCGTCACCACCGACACCCTCGTCGCGCTCTGCCTGGACCGCGGGGTCGACATGATCACCGCGCTGCTCGCGGTGCTCAAGGCCGGCGGCGCGTACGTCCCGCTGGACCCCGACACCCCGGCCTCCCGGCTGGCCTTCATGCTGGAGGAGAGCGAGACCCCGCTCGTCCTCACCCACTCGGGGCTCACCGGCCGTCTCGACCACACCCCCACCCCGCTGCTCGCCCTCGACCGGTTCGACTTCGACGCGTTCCCCGCGCACGACCCGGTCACCCCGACCGGGCCCCGGGACCTCGCGTACGTCATCTACACCTCCGGCTCCACGGGCACCCCGAAGGGCGTGCAGATCGAGCACCGCTCCGTCTGCCGGCTGCTGATCAACAACTGGTTCAACACGATCGGCGCCGAGGACGTCGTCTCGCAGACGTGCAACTACTGCTTCGACGTGTTCACGTACGAGTGCTGGGGCGCCCTCATCACGGGCGCGGCGCTCGCCGTCGTGGACAAGGAGGAGCTGTCCGACTCCGACGCGCTCGCCGCCGCGTTCCGCCGGGACCGGGTGACGGTCGCCTGGCTGACGGCCCCGCTGTTCAACCAGCATGTGTCCGAGCGGCCGGACCTGGTGGCCGGGATGAAGACGGTGATGTACGGCGGTGAGGCCGTGGACCGCGCGGTCGCCGACGCCCTGATGTCAGGGCCGTACGCCCCCGGCACCCTGATCAACGGATACGGGCCCACCGAGGCGACCGTCTTCGCGACCTGCTTCGTGGTGGACGAGAACCGGCCGGACATGACGACGATGCCGATCGGCCGTCCGATCTCCAACACCGGCAACCTGGTCGTGGACCGGCACGGCGGCCTGGCGTCCATCGGCGTCCCCGGCGAGCTGTGGATCACCGGCCCCGGCCTCGCCCGCGGCTACCTCAACCGCCCCGAACTCACCACCGACCGCTTCACCACCACCCACCACACTTCCGAGCCCACCCGTGCCTACCGCACCGGCGACCTCGTCCGCTGGCTCCCCGACGGCACCATCGAGTACCTCGGGCGGATCGACAACCAGGTCAAGATCCGGGGCCTCCGCATCGAACTCGGAGAGATCGAGGCCACCCTCACCACCCACCCCCACATCAACCTCACCACCGTCATCGTCCGAGAGGACACCCCCGGCGACAAACGACTCACCGCCTACTACACGACCCCCGCCAACACCCCCCACACCTCCAGCGACCTCCGCGCCCACTGCCGCACCCACCTCCCCGACTACATGGTCCCCAACCACTTCGTCCACCTCGCCAAGCTCCCCACCACTCCCAACGGCAAGGTCGACCGCCGTGCCCTCCCCGCGCCCACCCTCACCACCGGCGACACCACCAGCCACACCCCGCCCCGCACCCCCACCGAGACCACCATCACCACCATCTGGGCCGAAACCCTCAACACCCCCCTCGGCATCCACGACAACTTCTTCGACCTCGGCGGCCACTCCCTCCTCGCCACCAAGGCCGCGAAGCGCCTGCGGAACGCCGGGCTGGACGTGACGGTGCGGCAGATCATGCAGTGGCAGACCGCCGCCGAACTGGCCGCCGCCCTCGGGGCCGGGACCGACCTGACCGGACTCCACAGCGCCAGGCAGGACGGCTCCGACCCCCTCGTCTACAAGCTGTCGGCCGGCCCGGCCGACCCCGCGCTCCCGACCGTGTTCTGCGTCCACGCCAGCGGCGGCACCCCGAACGCCTACGGGCAGCTCGCCCGTCTGCTGCGCGCCGACTGCACCACGTACGGCATCCAGGCCGTCGGCATGGACCGCTCCGAACTGCCGCTGCGGGACATCCGGGCCATCGCCGAGCGGTACTGGGAGGCCGTCAAGTCCGTGCAGCCCGAAGGGCCCTACTACATCCTCGGCTGGTCGCTCGGCGGTGTCGTCGCCCATGAGATCGCCCGCCAGGGAGCGGCCGAGACCGCCACGGTCTTCCTGGTGGAACCGCCCGTCCACGGCCCGCGCCTGGAGCAGCGGCTGCGGCCCGGCGTCGAGCTGTACGGCCGGGCGGCGGAGCTGTGGGCGCGCGGCCAGGACGCCGATCCGGAGACCAGAGCGGCCCTGGAGGCCGAACTCCGAGCGCTCACCGGCCCCTTGGAGGTGCCGGCCGACTCGGTCGGGCTCGACGAGTGGCTGCCGTACGAGACCCTCGGTCTGCTCCTCGACGCCCTGCTGGGGCACCGGCCCGAGGTGTCGGCCGCCCCGGCCGTGCTCTTCGTGAGCGACGAGGTCGCCTTCAGCCAGGAGGGTTCCGTCGCGAACGAGCGCGACCTCGCCGAGTACCTCGGCCACTGGCAGGCGCTCCACACCACCGCCCCGGCGGTGGAGCGGACGCCCGGCGACCACGGGGCGATGATGACGGAGCTGCCCGCCATCGAGAAGGTCGCGAAGGTGCTCCGTACCTTCCTCACCCCGTCCCCGACCCCTGAGAACGTGACCGAGCAGGTGGGCTGA
- a CDS encoding winged helix-turn-helix domain-containing protein: MQQSNETAERAPRRLTDPASMRALSHPVRLALIEVLTLRGALTATQAGELIDETPTTCSFHLRQLAKYGFVEEAGPMPGRSRPWRITRLGWSLENDAADGTTEAREHAVAARHLGDMTLERQLDRHRSHDHGAERAHTVWWVTPDEAAELRADIDALVMRYRDRLRDPATRPPEAEAVEVVVLTHPFA; encoded by the coding sequence ATGCAGCAGTCGAACGAAACCGCAGAGCGAGCACCTCGCCGCCTCACCGATCCGGCCTCCATGCGGGCGCTCTCCCACCCCGTACGGCTCGCCCTCATCGAGGTCCTCACGCTCCGGGGGGCACTGACGGCGACCCAGGCCGGCGAACTGATCGACGAGACCCCCACCACCTGCTCCTTCCACCTCCGCCAGCTCGCCAAGTACGGCTTCGTGGAGGAGGCGGGGCCCATGCCCGGCCGCTCGCGCCCCTGGCGCATCACCCGGCTCGGCTGGTCCCTGGAGAACGACGCGGCCGACGGCACCACCGAGGCCAGGGAGCACGCGGTAGCGGCCCGGCACCTCGGCGACATGACCCTGGAACGCCAGCTGGACCGGCACCGCTCGCACGACCACGGCGCCGAGCGGGCCCACACGGTCTGGTGGGTCACCCCGGACGAGGCGGCCGAACTCCGCGCGGACATCGACGCGCTGGTGATGCGCTACCGCGACCGCCTGCGGGACCCGGCCACACGGCCGCCGGAGGCGGAGGCGGTCGAAGTGGTCGTCCTCACGCACCCGTTCGCCTGA
- a CDS encoding hydroxyisourate hydrolase has protein sequence MLNVIAEALESVHGRSAVGLNARLESLLDNEWVLLAERRTDEEGRIDEWGHAGGHRGVYRIVFDVDRYFAGLGLTPGYPEVSATFRASEEGAGHRVTLTFSPHRYAAVLSSS, from the coding sequence ATGCTGAACGTCATCGCGGAAGCACTGGAGAGCGTCCACGGACGCAGCGCCGTCGGGCTGAACGCCCGCCTCGAATCGCTCCTCGACAACGAGTGGGTGCTGCTCGCCGAGCGCAGGACGGACGAGGAGGGCCGGATCGACGAGTGGGGTCACGCGGGCGGGCACCGGGGGGTCTACCGGATCGTCTTCGACGTCGACCGGTACTTCGCCGGCCTGGGGCTGACCCCGGGGTATCCCGAGGTGTCGGCCACGTTCCGCGCCTCGGAGGAGGGGGCGGGACACCGGGTGACGCTCACCTTCTCGCCCCACCGGTACGCGGCGGTCCTGAGCTCGTCGTGA